DNA from Bacteroidales bacterium:
GCTTACCGCGAATTTATAGAGCCGCTTCCGCACCCATCTTTGCAAGTGACACTTGCCCTTCGGCAATCTTTTCTTTTATGATTTTATAATGATTTCTACTAAGGATTTTGTGATTTCCACAAGAGTCCCTGTTACTATATGAGTCACTATTAAAATTCATAATTGAAATTTGTATGATAAACAAAGTCATCCGTTTTTTCCTCGAAAACAAGCTGGTTACATTCCTGGTATTGGTGCTTTTTGTAAGCTGGGGAATCGTAACTTCTCCCTTTGGCTGGGACACCGGTTTTTTGCCCAAAGACCCGGTGCCTGTTGATGCCATCCCCGATATTGGCGAAAACCAGCAAATCGTATTTACCCAGTGGCCGGGCCGTTCGCCACAGGACATCGAAGACCAGGTTTCCTATCCGCTCACCACATATCTTTTGGGAATTCCGGGCGTGAAATCCATCCGCAGCTCATCCATTTTTGGCTTTTCCAGCATCTTTATTATTTTCTCTGAAGATGTCGAATTTTACTGGTCGCGCTCGCGGATACTCGAAAAACTTGCATCGCTGCCGGCAGGCCTGCTGCCCGAAGGAGTTAAGCCTGCACTCGGCCCCGATGCCACCGCGCTGGGGCAGGTTTACTGGTACACCATCGAAGGGCGCGATAAAAACGGTAATCCAACCGGCGGCTGGGATTTGCACGAAATACGCACCGTGCAGGATTTTTACGTAAAGTACGGATTGAATGCCACCGAGGGCGTTTCGGAGGTGGCTTCCATTGGTGGATTTGTGCAGGAATACCAGATAGATGTAAACCCCGATGCTTTAAAAGTCTACAACATTCCGCTGCACAAAGTGATGCAGGCGGTACAAAGATCGAATAGAGATGTGAGCGCCAAAACCATCGAAATCAACCAGGCCGAATATCTGGTGCGTGGATTGGGCTACATCAAAAAGGTGGAAGACATCGAAAAAGCCGTAGTTACAATTCATGAAAATGTTCCCATCCGCATAAAAGATATTGCTGTGGTAACTCTGGGGCCGGCCAGCCGCCGGGGCGCTCTCGACAAAGACGGCGCCGAAGTGGTTGGCGGCGTGGTAGTGGCCCGCTTTGGAGCCAACCCGCTGCAGGTAATCAATAATGTAAAAGATAAAATCAAAGAAATTTCGCCCGGGCTGCCCAAAAAAGTTTTGCCCGACGGCACAGAAAGCCAGCTGACTATTGTGCCGTTTTACGACCGCTCGGGTCTTATTCACGAAACCCTGGGAACGCTCGAAGAAGCCATTTTGCTTCAAATCCTTATAGTTATTCTGGTGGTCATCGTCATGGTGTTCAACCTCAGAGCTTCTATTTTAATATCCAGTTTGCTTCCCATCGCTGTGCTCATGGTTTTTATTGCGATGCGCTATTTTCATGTGGATGCCAATATCGTGGCTTTGTCGGGCATCGCCATTGCCATTGGTACAATGGTCGATTTGGGAGTGATCCTCTCCGAGAATATTATCAAACATATCGACGAGGCTCCGCCCGAACAAAAGCTCATCACCACCATTTATAACGGAGCTTCCGAAGTAAGTTCCGCAATTCTTACTGCGGTTTCTACCACTATTGTTAGTTTCATTCCGGTGTTTACGATGCAGGCCGCCGAAGGCAAGCTTTTTGGACCGCTGGCGTTTACCAAAACGTTTGCATTGATTGCTGCCCTTATCATATCATTATTTATTATGCCCATGCTGGCGCATTGGTTTTTTGGTGTAAAAATTAAAAATAATAAAATCAGAAAGTGGCTGAACATCCTGCTGATCCCCATTGGAATTTTCGCCCTTATTGCCGGACAGACCTGGGGCGGATTGATTTTACTTGCGTTTGGCGTTGTGGGAGTAGTGAAAGAGTTCAGGAGAAAACGCTTTGGTATTAATAAAGAAAAATTAGAAACAGGAACAAGCGATTCGGCACCGCAGCAACGAATAGAGGTGTTTGCCTCCTGGATACTCGCACATGCCGAAGTCATCATAGTGGTTATTGGTGTTGTCTGGCTATTGGCCAAATACTGGCTCCCGCTGGGGCCTGCCAAAAGCCTGGTGATAAATGTGTTGTTTGTTGCGCTGCTCGTGACAATTATTTTAGGCTTTTTTCTAATCCTTGAATATTTCTATAAACCGATACTCCGCTGGTGTTTGAACAATAAAGTCGGCTTCCTTTTGATCCCTGCTTTTTTAATTCTTTTCGGGGCAGTTACCTGGATGGGATTCAGCAATATTTTTGGTTTTGTGGCCAAAGGCTTCGACGGGCTTGGATGGAATGTGCGTACCACCAAAGTATGGTCGGGATTAACGCACACCTTTCCCGCCATCGGAAAAGAATTCATGCCTTCGCTCAACGAAGGTAGTTTCCTGCTCATGCCTACCTCTATGCCCCATTCGGGTTTTGAATACAACCGCAAAGTGCTGGGGCAACTGGATATGTTGCTTACCAACATCCCGGAAGTTGAACTTACCGTAGGGAAACTGGGAAGAGCCGAATCGGCGCTCGACCCGGCACCCATCTCGATGTACGAAAACGTCATCAATTACCGGCCTGAATACATGCTCAACGAAAAAGGGCACCGGGTAAGATTTAAAGTGGATAAAAACGACCGGTTTATATTAAACAACGGTGATACGCTATCCAATACGGAAGCTTTAAAGAGTGGTGTAACACTGGCGGATTTAATACCTGACAACAAAGGCAACTATTACCGCAACTGGCGGCAGGAAATCAAATCGCCCGACGATATTTGGGATGAAATTATTAAAGTAGCAAAAATCCCGGGCGTAACTTCTGCTCCGAAACTGCAACCCATCGAAACCCGTTTGGTAATGCTGCAAACAGGTATGCGTGCTCCCATGGGGATTAAAGTGTATGGTCCTGACCTGCCAACCATCGAAGCTTTTGGGATGCAACTGGAAGAGGTATTGAAAGAAGTGCCTTCGGTAAAAGCTGAGGCGGTTTTTGCCGACCGCATCGTTGGGAAACCCTACCTGCATCTAAACATCAACCGCAGCGAAATCTCACGTTATGGATTGAATGTGGAAGATGTGCAACAAACCATCGAAACGGCCATTGGCGGGATGAAAATTACTTCTACCGTCGAAGGCCGCGAACGATTCCCGGTGCGGGTGCGCTACCCGCGCGAGCTGCGCGACGATCCCGAGGCGCTGGGTAAAATACTGATACCTACACCTACCGGAGCGCAAATTCCCCTCTCTCAAATTGTCGATTTTGAATACGCCAGAGGACCACAGGCCATCAAAAGTGAGGAGACTTTTTTGGTGGGTTATGTTTTGTTCGACAAACGGGAAGGTTTTTCAGAAGTAACGGTGGTGGATGATGCACGGGTTGCCATACGAGCCCGTATCGCTTCCGGCGATTTGAGCGTGCCGGCCGGCGTGAGTTACAAGTTTTCGGGAAGCTACGAAAACCAGGTACGGGCCGAGAAACGCCTGACGATTATCGTACCAATTGTTCTGATTTTGGTATTTCTCATCCTCTACTTCCAGTTTAAATCGGTCTCCACCTCTCTGATGGTTTTTTCCGGGATCGCAATGGCCTTCAGCGGAGGTTTTATGATGATCTGGCTCTACGGGCAGGGCTGGTTTGTCGATTTCTCCCTCTTTGGCACCAACATGCGGGAGCTGTTTCAGATGCACACCATCAATCTGAGTGTGGCCGTTTGGGTAGGCTTTATCGCCCTCTTTGGCATTGCAACCGACGACGGTGTTTTAATGGCCACTTACCTCGACCAGAGCTTTGTGCGCAACCGCCCCGGCAACCTGAAAGGAATACGGGCCGCTGTGGTAGAAGCGGGTTACCGTAGAATCAGGCCTGCGGCTATGACCTCGGCAACGACCATTATTGCGCTGCTGCCCATCCTTACCTCTACCGGACGAGGTGCTGATATTATGATACCCATGGCCATTCCGGCTTTTGGAGGGATGATATTTGCGGCGATTACCTATTTTATCGTGCCGGTGCTTTACAGTATGCGTGAAGAGAGGAAGATGGCAAAGGAAATATAATGGAGATACAATTGAAATATTTTGATAACAAGTTGAAATATGGAGATTCCAATCATCAGGCTGTTTTTATCTAACTTAAGTAGATATTCTATTACTTAAAATTTCTAAAAAATGAAGACGTCCAAATTTATTCCGCTTAAAGAACTGGTTGTTTATCAACTGGCTCGACAACTATCAACCATCGCGTGGAACATCTTTTCCAGTCTAACTTTTGACCAAAAAAAAATAATTGATGTGGCAACTTTTGACGAACTAAAACAAATACATGATTCTTTAGAAATCAAATTGAACAATTTTATTCCGGTAACTTATAAAAATGCACAAAACAAGTGAAAACACTATATCTCAACCTATTTCTATTAATTTTTCTGATCCCAAGCTATGAGGGGAATGCCCAGTCTTTGCAAGATTATTTCAAAATAGCTTCTCAAAACAATCCCGGCCTGCAGGCCAAATACAAGGAATTTGAAGCCGCTTTGCAAAAGGTGCCGCAAGTGAGTTCACTCCCCGACCCAACTTTTTCGTTCGGGTATTTTATTCCAAAAATGGGATCACAACGGGCAGAGCTGACCATCAACCAGATGTTCCCTTGGTTTGGAACCCTTGGCGCAAAGGCCGATGCAGCAGCGTTATCGGCAGAAGCCAAATACCAGACGTTTCTCGATGCCCGAAACCAACTGCTTTTTAAGGTTTCGGCAGCGTATTATCCTTTGTACGAGTTGAAGCGATGGCAGCAGATTGAGCGGGACAACATCGAAATTCTGGAAACTTATAAATCCATTGCCAACACAAAATTCAGAAACGGGTTGGCGCCCATGGTCGATGTCTTACGCGTGGACATCATGCTCGACGACGCAACCACCAATCTCGAAATCCTTAACCAAAAAGAAAAATCGTTGGTTACCACTTTCAACAAACTGCTCAACAGAGACGAAAATGCGGAAATTGAATTTCAAGATTCATTAGAAATTGAATTCGTAGAGATGAATCCCCGCAGAGATTCCTTGATGGCCAATAACCCGCTTTTGGAAGCATTCGAATTGCAAGTGCAGGCAAACAAGGCAAACGAAAGGGCAGCACAAAAACAGGGTCTCCCACAATTGGGTGTTGGTTTGGGATATATGATTATGGATAAAAATGCCGTCGGAGGCATGACCGACAACGGTAAAGATGTGCTGATGCCAATGGTTTCGGCGAGCATCCCCATTTTCAGGAAGAAATACAAAGCAGCTAAAAAAGAAGCGCAAATGATGCAGGAAAGTTACGCCCTGCAAAAAGAAGAAGCTGCCAACACGCTTGTTTCAAATTACGAAACCACCTGGTTTGAACTCCAAAGCCAACAACATTTGATCGAACTCTACAACCAACAAATACAGGTGTCGGAGCAGGCGCTGAATCTTTTGTTTAGTGCTTACAGCAACTCAGGGGAGCAATTCGAAGAGGTTTTGCGCATGCAACAACAACTATTGAAATACGAAAAAATGAAAGCCACGGCAGAAATGCAGTATCAAATAGCTGTGGCCAAACTGAATTATTTAACGGCTTATGAGGATTGATGTGGGGATGGGGGGATGTGTTGATGTGCTGATGTGCTGATGTGCTGATGTGCTGATGTGAGGATGTGAGGATGCGGGGATGTGTAAAATTAATATGAACGTTAAAAAATAGATAATTATGGAACGTAGAAATGAGATTTTGGATTTAAGCTTTGAATTTGCTTTGGACATCATCGAATTTTCAGAATTGTTAGAAAGCAATCGTAAATACGTGATCGCACGTCAAATATTAAAATCGGGAACAAGTATAGGAGCCAATATTCGGGAAGCACAAAGTTGTGAAAGCAGAGCTGGTTTTATTCATAAACTTAAAATAGCCCACAAAGAAGCAATCGAAACCGATTACTGGCTTCTATTATGCGAAAAAGTAGAAAATTACCCACCCCCTCCTATCGCGATGAAAACTATGATGCTATCCATCGAAAAGTTGCTCAATAAAATAATCTCATCTGCAAAATCTAAAAAATAATAAAAATGAAATTTAATAGACGAACTATAGTAATGCTGATTGCCGTTTTGCTCGCCGGAGGTTTGCTGGGATATTTAGTAGGAAACCATGTTCCATCAAATCAACCCATCAACCAATCAACACATCAGCAAATCAACCAATCATCAAACCAACAAATCTGGACCTGCTCCATGCACCCGCAAATCCGAAAAAACGAGCCGGGCGATTGCCCAATATGCGGCATGGATTTAATCCCTTTGGAAGATGAACAGAACGGAGAAATCGACCCGATGGCAATCAGCATGTCGCCAACGGCTATGCAACTGGCCAATATTCAAACTGCAGTTGTGGGCTTGATGGATCCGGTAAAAAAAGTGCGCTTAGATGGTAAGATTCAGGAAGATGAGCGGCGGGTTTTTTCGCAGTCGTCGCACATCCCAGGAAGACTTGAAGACCTGAAGATCAATTTTACCGGCGAATATGTAAAAAAAGGGCAGGTGATTGCTTCGGTATATTCGCCCGACTTGGTTACCGCGCAGGAAGAACTGTTTGAATCGCAAAAGATAAAGGAAACACAGCCACAGCTTTTCAGTGCAGCCAAAGAGAAGCTGAGAAACTGGAAGCTCACCGACGATCAGATTGAAAAGATTTTGCAGTCGGGCACTACTGCCGAAAGTTTTCCCATCCGCGCCGATGTTTCGGGTTATGTGATCAAAAAAATGGTGAACCCCGGTGACTATCTCCGCAGGGGTGAAAGCATTTTCCAAATTGCCGACCTCTCGAAAGTGTGGGTACTTTTTGATGTATATGAATCGGACATGGCCTGGATTAAGAAAGGCGATGAAGTAGCCTTTACTGTTGCCTCACTTCCCGGGGAAAGCTTTACCGAAACCATCTCCTTCCTCGATCCTGTAATCGATCCCATAACACGAGTGGCAAAAGCGCGGGTAGCAATTGCTAACCCTGATTTGAAGTTAAAGCCCGAGATGTTTGTTTCGGGCACGGTTCGGGCGCAACTCCCCAAAAAATCTGATGTTGTAGTGGTTCCGAAATCTGCCGTAATGTGGACCGGCGAGCGTTCGGTGGTGTATGTTAAATCAGAAAGCGATCAGGGCATAAATTTTATCATGCGCGAAGTTACACTTGGCCCTGCCCTGGGCGAAAGCTATGTTATTAAAAATGGTTTACAAAAAGGTGAAGAAATAGCTGTAAACGGCACCTTTAGCATCGACGCAGCCGCTCAGCTGGCCGGAAAACCCAGCATGATGAATCCCGAAGGCGGGCCGGCCATGACCGGGCACGACCACGGTGGAACAAAAATGCCCTTAGCAGGTCAGGCAAGTGCGGGTTCCATTCAAAGTAAGTCCGCTTCAAGTGAGGGGTCGAGTGAGGGTTTCACTCAAAGTGAAGCCCCCACTAGCAACCCGGCATTTAAAGCACAGCTAGCAAAAGTGTACAAGACTTACCTTGAAATGAAAAATGCTTTTGTGGATACGGACAACGAAAAAGTCAGGAGCAAAGCAAAAGATGTAAATGCAGCTTTAAAGCAGGTAGAGATGGGTTTGCTCAAAGGCGAGGCACATATTTTCTGGATGGAACAATTGGAAAGCCTGAACAGCTCGATTGAAGCGATCTCAGGCTCCGGCAACATCGAAATGCAACGCAAGGCCTTTGCTCAATTTAGCCAAGCGTTTTACGCCGCCCTTAAAAACTTTGGCCTGGACGAGCACACAGCTTATTATCAATACTGCCCCATGGCCTTTGATAACCAAGGAGCCTATTGGCTAAGTGATATCAAGCAAATCAGAAATCCCTATTTTGGGGATAGGATGCTCAAATGCGGCGAAACCCGCGAAACACTTAAATAATACAGTCCATGGGAATAAGCATCTAAAATATGTTATGCGACCGTTGCATTATGACGATGAAGCAAATATTTGGAGAAAACACGGTTGCAAGCCAGGTTTTGTAATTGTTAATTTAAAAAAACCAAAAGCGCAACAGTATCTGCGGATGCCTGTTGCGCTTTGTTTTTATCGGCCGTTGGCTCTATTGTCGGTGAGCCACAGGTAGGCTTCCTTTTTCGATGAAAATTGCTCCACGCGCGCTTCCACCAGGTTTTCGTTGAGTAGCTCACTAAGACGGTAGCCAAAGTTGAGTTGATCCATGGTTTTGGTAAGGATAGCCACCGACTTATTTTCGATGATGACTTTGTTGCGCACCAGCCAGGCAAAAAACTGGTTGAGTTTTTCTTTGCTAAAATTGATCTTCATCTTGCGCAGATCCATCACGATACCACGGATGCGTCCGTAGTCGGTGTCGTCGATCTGGTTTTGTTTCATGCGGATGAATTCGCCTGCGTTGAGGCTTCCCGAGAAATTCTCGATCAGGTAGTTGTCTTCCAACAGATTGTATGTAATCATGCTTCTTAAAGTATTAAAAGTTAAAAGCGTAGATCATTTTATCATACAAGCTATCTTTTGATTTTTACAAATGTTTTCAGCAATACAACGGTGTATTCCTGGTATTAATATCCATAAAAATTAAGCCGTCGAAACCTTTTGCAGGACTGGTTTTGTATGCTTCACGCAATGTGTTGAACGTCTTGATGGTAACAGCTGAAATGTTGCATCCCGCACTGCTAAAGGAATAGGTTAAAAATTGTTATTGGAAAACGGGATATGTTTTAGATGGCGGAAAGATCAAAGTCCAAATTCCAAAAACCAAAATTCAATGTGATTTTCATCGGACAAAAAGATAAAAACAAAACGGCCTGTTAATCGACGATTAACAGGCTGTAAATAGTACCCGAGGCCGGAATCGAACCGGCACGAACATAGTTCATTGGTTTTTGAGACCAACGCGTCTACCTATTCCGCCACTCGGGCTTGATTTTTTTAAGAACTGCGAGGGAAAAGTAGCCCCTTTTTTAGGGTCGCAAAAATAGTGATTTTCTTGAATGTAAGATTAAAACCCTAAAAAAATGTTCCCTCCGGATAAAATGTGCTAATTTCGCAGTCTCATCATAAGAGCATTTTTAAGCGTAAAAGGTTCATTATCATGGCACCAACAGTAAATATCTTTTCGGGTGACGGCTCCAAATACCTGGCTGAGCGTATTGCTAAGGCTTTTGGCGCCGAACTGGGCAAGGTCACCATCACACATTTCAAAGATGGCGAGTACCAGCCTTCGTTCGAGCAGACCATCCGTGGTAACGATGTGTTTCTGGTGCAATCCACCAATCCACCTGCCGATAACCTTTTCGAGCTGCTGTTGCTCATCGACGCTGCCAAGCGTGCCTCGGCGCAAAGAGTGGTGGCACTTATCCCGTATTTTGGTTTTGCCCGTCAGGATCGTAAAGATAAGCCCCGCGTTTCTATTGGCGCCAAGCTCATCACCAATCTGCTGGTAGCCGCCGGCGTCGACCGCATCATCACTATGGATCTGCACAGCGATCAGATTCAGGGCTTCGTCGACATTCCGGTAGACCACATGTACGCTTCTTCCATTTTCATACCTTATCTCAAAACCCTTAATCTGCGCAATCTTACCATGGCTTCGCCCGATACCGGTGGGACAAAAAGAGCAGCGGCTTACGCCAAATTTCTCGACACCGACCTGGTTATCTGCTTCAAGCAGCGCAAAAGGGCCAACGAGGTGGATACCATCCGCATCATCGGCGACGTAAAAGACAAAGACATTATTTTGGTCGACGACATCATCGATACCGCCGGCACCATTACCATTGCTGCCAACATGATGATGGATCAGGGCGCCAGATCGATACGTGCTGTATGCACACATCCTGTTTTCTCCGACCGCGCTTTGCAACGCATCGAAGAGTCGGCGCTATGCGAAGTGCTGGTAACAGATACCATCCGCCGCGAATCGTCCGGCAAGATTACCGTGCTCAGCACTGCCGAAATCTTTGCCGATGTAATTGATCGTGTAAACAGAAATCAATCGATAAGCACTCACTTTGAGTTCTTCACGATGTTATAGTTCATTATTTTATTTACTAATTTATTTTTTTAAAACATGAAAGCATTAAAATTGAGCGGTTCTCTTCGCGAGAACGTAGGGAAAAAAGATGCTAAAATGCTGCGCAAAGAAGGCAAAGTGCCTTGTGTGCTGTATGGAGGCGACAAACAGATTCATTTTGTGGTAGCCCAGAAGGCTTTTAAAGAGTTGATTTATACTCCTAAGACTTATCTGATCGAGCTTGAGCTGGAAGGGAAAACCTATAACGCTATCCTGCAGGACGTGCAATTTCATCCTGTGAGCGAGAGTATTCTCCATGTGGATTTTATGCAGATTTTTGATGACCGTGAGGTAGCTATCCCGGTGCCGGTGCAAATTACTGGTACGTCTAAAGGCGTTCTTAAAGGCGGGACTATGTATAAAAAATACCGCAAATTGAGGGTTAAATCGCTGCCAGGCGACCTGCCTGACGAAATCGTAGTTGACATCACTCCGTTGAATCTCAACGAAAGTATTAAGGTTTCGGATTTGTCACGCGAAAATCTTACCTTCCTTGATCCGCCTACTTCAGTGGTGGTTCTTGTTAAAACAGCCCGTGTTATTGAGGAAGAGGAAGACGAATTATTAGAAGATGCCGAAGGTGCTGAAGGTGCTGAAGGCGCTGAAGGTGCTGAAGGTGCTGAAGGTGCTGAAGGACATAAAGGCGCCGAGGGTCATAAAGGCGCTGAAGGTGAAACCCATGGGAAAGGTAAATAATTTCCTTTTCGGAATAATCATAAAAGAGGTACAGAGCACGCGCTTTGTACCTTTTTTCTTATTAATAAAAAAATTGCGATAAATATTTTATGAAATACCTCATAGCCGGGCTGGGAAACATTGGCGGCGAATATGCCAACACACGCCACAACGCAGGGTTTCTGGTAGCCGATGCACTGGCGCAAGCAACAGGAGCTTCGTTCGAAACATTACGGCTGGCCCAGGTAACGCAAACTCGTTTTAGAGGCCGGCAGATGGTAGTGATAAAACCTACCACCTACATGAACCTGAGTGGAAAGGCTGTGAAGTACTGGCTCGACAAAGAAAAGATTCCCGTCGAAAACCTGCTCGTGATCTTTGATGACATCGACCTCGACACGGGTGTGCTTCGGATGCGTCCCAAAGGTAGCGGCGGCACGCACAATGGAATCAACGACATCATAGACACACTCGGAACGAATGAATTTGCACGTCTGCGCGTGGGGATCGGCAACGATTTTGCGCGTGGTTTTCAGGTGGATTATGTGCTGGGGCAATGGACCAAAAGTGAGGAGAAGATCATGCTCGAAAAAATACCCATGGCCGTGGAGGTAATTCAAAGCTTTGTATTCGCGGGAACGCAACAAACTATGAACCGCTACAACAATAAATAGGTTGTCGGGGAGAAAACAGTTGTCGGGTTGACAACTTCTTCTTTTTCACCCCGACAACTTTTCTTTAATCATCAAACAAATCGAACTTGATTCCTTGTGCCAGCGGAAGTTCTTTGCTGTAGTTGATGGTGTTGGTTTGGCGGCGCATGTAAGCTTTCCAGGCATCGGAGCCTGACTCACGGCCACCGCCGGTTTCTTTTTCACCACCAAAAGCTCCTCCGATCTCGGCACCGTTGGTAGCAATGTTTACGTTGGCTATGCCACAATCGGAGCCGACATGTGATAAAAAGAGTTCCGTTTCGTGAATGTTCTTGCTAAAGATGGCCGACGAGAGTCCTTGTGGTACGCTGTTGTGCAGCGCTATGGCTTCCTCGATGGTTTTGTATTTGATAAGATAAAGCAGTGGTGCAAAGGTCTCTTCCTGCACTATTTCCCAATGGTTTTCTACTTCGGCAATGGCGGGTCGCACATAGTATCCCGACGGATATTCGCTATTATCGAGCACTTCGCCACCATAAATTATTTTGCCACCGGCTTTTGTCACTGCTTCCTGCGCCATCACAAAAGTTTCTACAGAGGCTTTATCTATAAGCGGCCCGACGTGTGTGCTTTCATCCAGCGCATGGCCAATTTTCAATTGATTATAAACTCTGATAAGTTTTTCTTTAAAAAGATCATAAACCACTTCATTGATGATCAGCCGGCGGGTGGAGGTGCAGCGCTGACCGGCAGTAGCAGTGGCGCCAAAGATAGATCCACGCAATGCCAGGTTCAGGTTGGCATATTGTGAAATTATAATGGCGTTGTTGCCGCCGAGTTCCAGAATGGTTTTGCCCAGACGTGCGCCTACAATATTATTTACACGTTTGCCCACGCGTGTGCTGCCCGTTACCGAAACGAGCGCTATGCGTCGATCTTTCAGAAAGTCGTCGCCCACATATTTGGAGCTTGAGGCTACCAGACTGAGCACGCCTTCGGGCAGGTCGTTTTCACGCATTACTTTTTCGATGATATTGTGGACGGCAATTGCGCTAAGCATCACTTTCGACGAAGGTTTCCACAGCACTAAGTTGCCGGCGATGAGTGCAATCATTGCATTCCAGGCCCACACGGCTACCGGGAAATTAAAAGCGGAGATCACGCCCACGATTCCCAGCGGGTGATACTGGTCGAACATGCGGTGCATATCGCGTTCGCTGTGCATGGTGTATCCGTATAGCTGCCGCGACTGCCCCACGGCGAAGTCGGCAATGTCGATCATCTCCTGCACTTCGCCCAGCCCTTCCTGATAAACTTTTCCCATCTCGTATGATACCAGCCGACCCAGTGCCTCTTTGTTGCGGCGCAGTTCGTTACCAATCTGGCGCACTATTTCGCCACGCTTTGGCGCCGGCACCATTCGCCATATTTTAAAAGCCTCTTGCGCTTTAGCAACTACATTTTCGTAGTCGTCCCAGGTAGCCTGGCGGATGCCGGCAATGCGCCGGCCGTCGTTGGGTGAGAAGGATTCGAGCACGTCGCCATGTGTGGTTACCCAACCGCGGCCGGTATGCAATCCATTATTAATATCAGTAATCCCAAGCTCTTTAAGCGTTTCTTTGATGTTGTAATCTTTCATTTTCTACTTTTTATCTTCTAATGATTTATTATTGACTTTGTAATACACTAAACTCAAAACTAACCAAAAAGATTAATGGTAGCCCAAATTTTCTCAAAATAGTTTTTGGAAATGCTTTCCTGCAAAGGAAAAACGAAAATTGATTTTCTGTCAGGAAAGTCGGTTTGGTGAGGCTTTCCCGATGAATGACAACGGTCTATTCTATTTTTTCGAGTTCGTGCAAAGTATCGCGGAAAGTATCGAAGGCTTCGGCCACCACTTCATCTACGCGACTGTGGAAGCGGTCGAAGGCGGTGGTGAGCGCTTTGCCTTGTGGCGAAAGCTCCGACATGCCACCTTCTTT
Protein-coding regions in this window:
- a CDS encoding efflux RND transporter permease subunit, coding for MINKVIRFFLENKLVTFLVLVLFVSWGIVTSPFGWDTGFLPKDPVPVDAIPDIGENQQIVFTQWPGRSPQDIEDQVSYPLTTYLLGIPGVKSIRSSSIFGFSSIFIIFSEDVEFYWSRSRILEKLASLPAGLLPEGVKPALGPDATALGQVYWYTIEGRDKNGNPTGGWDLHEIRTVQDFYVKYGLNATEGVSEVASIGGFVQEYQIDVNPDALKVYNIPLHKVMQAVQRSNRDVSAKTIEINQAEYLVRGLGYIKKVEDIEKAVVTIHENVPIRIKDIAVVTLGPASRRGALDKDGAEVVGGVVVARFGANPLQVINNVKDKIKEISPGLPKKVLPDGTESQLTIVPFYDRSGLIHETLGTLEEAILLQILIVILVVIVMVFNLRASILISSLLPIAVLMVFIAMRYFHVDANIVALSGIAIAIGTMVDLGVILSENIIKHIDEAPPEQKLITTIYNGASEVSSAILTAVSTTIVSFIPVFTMQAAEGKLFGPLAFTKTFALIAALIISLFIMPMLAHWFFGVKIKNNKIRKWLNILLIPIGIFALIAGQTWGGLILLAFGVVGVVKEFRRKRFGINKEKLETGTSDSAPQQRIEVFASWILAHAEVIIVVIGVVWLLAKYWLPLGPAKSLVINVLFVALLVTIILGFFLILEYFYKPILRWCLNNKVGFLLIPAFLILFGAVTWMGFSNIFGFVAKGFDGLGWNVRTTKVWSGLTHTFPAIGKEFMPSLNEGSFLLMPTSMPHSGFEYNRKVLGQLDMLLTNIPEVELTVGKLGRAESALDPAPISMYENVINYRPEYMLNEKGHRVRFKVDKNDRFILNNGDTLSNTEALKSGVTLADLIPDNKGNYYRNWRQEIKSPDDIWDEIIKVAKIPGVTSAPKLQPIETRLVMLQTGMRAPMGIKVYGPDLPTIEAFGMQLEEVLKEVPSVKAEAVFADRIVGKPYLHLNINRSEISRYGLNVEDVQQTIETAIGGMKITSTVEGRERFPVRVRYPRELRDDPEALGKILIPTPTGAQIPLSQIVDFEYARGPQAIKSEETFLVGYVLFDKREGFSEVTVVDDARVAIRARIASGDLSVPAGVSYKFSGSYENQVRAEKRLTIIVPIVLILVFLILYFQFKSVSTSLMVFSGIAMAFSGGFMMIWLYGQGWFVDFSLFGTNMRELFQMHTINLSVAVWVGFIALFGIATDDGVLMATYLDQSFVRNRPGNLKGIRAAVVEAGYRRIRPAAMTSATTIIALLPILTSTGRGADIMIPMAIPAFGGMIFAAITYFIVPVLYSMREERKMAKEI
- a CDS encoding TolC family protein, whose protein sequence is MKTLYLNLFLLIFLIPSYEGNAQSLQDYFKIASQNNPGLQAKYKEFEAALQKVPQVSSLPDPTFSFGYFIPKMGSQRAELTINQMFPWFGTLGAKADAAALSAEAKYQTFLDARNQLLFKVSAAYYPLYELKRWQQIERDNIEILETYKSIANTKFRNGLAPMVDVLRVDIMLDDATTNLEILNQKEKSLVTTFNKLLNRDENAEIEFQDSLEIEFVEMNPRRDSLMANNPLLEAFELQVQANKANERAAQKQGLPQLGVGLGYMIMDKNAVGGMTDNGKDVLMPMVSASIPIFRKKYKAAKKEAQMMQESYALQKEEAANTLVSNYETTWFELQSQQHLIELYNQQIQVSEQALNLLFSAYSNSGEQFEEVLRMQQQLLKYEKMKATAEMQYQIAVAKLNYLTAYED
- a CDS encoding four helix bundle protein, producing the protein MERRNEILDLSFEFALDIIEFSELLESNRKYVIARQILKSGTSIGANIREAQSCESRAGFIHKLKIAHKEAIETDYWLLLCEKVENYPPPPIAMKTMMLSIEKLLNKIISSAKSKK
- a CDS encoding efflux RND transporter periplasmic adaptor subunit: MKFNRRTIVMLIAVLLAGGLLGYLVGNHVPSNQPINQSTHQQINQSSNQQIWTCSMHPQIRKNEPGDCPICGMDLIPLEDEQNGEIDPMAISMSPTAMQLANIQTAVVGLMDPVKKVRLDGKIQEDERRVFSQSSHIPGRLEDLKINFTGEYVKKGQVIASVYSPDLVTAQEELFESQKIKETQPQLFSAAKEKLRNWKLTDDQIEKILQSGTTAESFPIRADVSGYVIKKMVNPGDYLRRGESIFQIADLSKVWVLFDVYESDMAWIKKGDEVAFTVASLPGESFTETISFLDPVIDPITRVAKARVAIANPDLKLKPEMFVSGTVRAQLPKKSDVVVVPKSAVMWTGERSVVYVKSESDQGINFIMREVTLGPALGESYVIKNGLQKGEEIAVNGTFSIDAAAQLAGKPSMMNPEGGPAMTGHDHGGTKMPLAGQASAGSIQSKSASSEGSSEGFTQSEAPTSNPAFKAQLAKVYKTYLEMKNAFVDTDNEKVRSKAKDVNAALKQVEMGLLKGEAHIFWMEQLESLNSSIEAISGSGNIEMQRKAFAQFSQAFYAALKNFGLDEHTAYYQYCPMAFDNQGAYWLSDIKQIRNPYFGDRMLKCGETRETLK